Proteins from a single region of Hordeum vulgare subsp. vulgare chromosome 6H, MorexV3_pseudomolecules_assembly, whole genome shotgun sequence:
- the LOC123404127 gene encoding potassium channel KAT1-like: MTQAHSKSHFHQFWDGLQINGNSDSFAIELLPSLGATINHSNKLRKFIVSPYDPRYRFWELFLIVLVVYSAWVCPFELAFLRDLPSKLALVENIVNSFFAIDIVMTFFVAYVDSKTHLLVDERKRIAVRYLSTWFIFDVCSTAPFQPFILLFTHKGNDLSFKVLNLLRLWRLNRVSTLFARLEKDIRFNYFWTRCTKLISVTLFAVHCAGCFNYMLADRYPYPENTWIGAVMPTFRSESLWTRYVTALYWSITTLTTTGYGDLHAENPREMLFDIFYMLFNLGLTAYLIGNMTNLVVHGTSRTQKFRDSIYAASEFAARNQLPVSIKEQMLSHFCLQFRTEGYNQQAMLNGLPKGIRSSIAYSLFFPIMRRAYLFHGVSNSFIAELVMEVQPEYFPPKEDIILQNEGAADIYLIVSGAVNMITTINGNEQVYANVTNGDMFGEVGALCNIPQPFTFRTAELSQLLRISRTRLREAIQNHREDNDILMNNLLQKLKIPESLPELNQPDRRFLSKYDLFHIPREERMLQWPHQHYTEQKSIDLGSKVPISGDGPDSTKVFGQVPQQYRMMDKEEDLKEVRINCETKTSAEELCIKIKSKDKAAASSQQTVLTKMQLGSPHRTSENISRSRYQDYSGIKAANKRVTIHICPHNATGSMVQNGKLINLPGSLEELIKIGRQKFPDSHPTKVVSRDYAEIDDIGVIRDGDHIFFLQF, encoded by the exons ATGACTCAAGCTCATTCAAAATCTCACTTCCACCAATTCTGGGATGGACTTCAAATCAATGGGAACAGCGACAGCTTCGCCATCGAGCTACTGCCGTCTCTTGGGGCAACCATAAACCACTCCAATAAGCTGAGGAAGTTCATCGTATCACCCTACGATCCCCGCTACAG aTTCTGGGAGCTGTTCCTTATAGTCCTAGTTGTTTACTCCGCCTGGGTTTGCCCGTTCGAGCTGGCATTCTTGAGGGACTTGCCGTCTAAGCTTGCGCTAGTTGAGAACATTGTCAATAGCTTCTTTGCCATTGATATTGTTATGACATTCTTTGTAGCTTATGTTGACAGTAAAACACATCTTCTTGTGGACGAGCGGAAGAGAATTGCAGTAAG ATACCTATCAACTTGGTTCATATTTGATGTGTGTTCAACAGCTCCATTTCAACCCTTCATCCTTCTGTTCACACATAAGGGAAATGATCTTTCCTTTAAGGTACTCAATCTGCTTAGGTTGTGGCGTCTTAACCGAGTCAGCACCCTGTTTGCCAG GCTGGAGAAGGATATCCGATTCAACTATTTCTGGACCAGGTGCACAAAGCTTATTTCT GTCACCCTCTTTGCGGTGCATTGCGCGGGATGCTTCAACTATATGCTTGCTGACAGATACCCCTACCCAGAGAATACATGGATTGGTGCCGTGATGCCTACATTCAGATCAGAGAGCTTGTGGACTAGATATGTTACTGCTCTGTACTGGTCCATTACAACGCTGACAACAACAGGATATGGGGACTTGCATGCTGAGAACCCAAGGGAGATGCTCTTTGATATTTTCTATATGCTCTTTAATCTGGGCTTGACGGCTTACCTCATCGGCAATATGACCAACCTGGTTGTTCATGGCACCAGCCGCACCCAGAAATTT AGGGACTCAATATATGCAGCTTCAGAGTTCGCGGCACGAAATCAGCTGCCTGTGAGCATAAAGGAGCAAATGCTATCTCACTTCTGCCTACAGTTCAGGACAGAAGGATATAACCAGCAGGCCATGTTAAATGGTCTCCCAAAAGGAATCCGTTCAAGCATAGCATACAGCTTGTTCTTTCCAATCATGCGACGGGCCTACCTCTTCCATGGAGTATCCAACAGTTTCATTGCAGAACTG GTCATGGAAGTGCAGCCTGAGTATTTTCCACCAAAGGAAGATATCATATTGCAGAATGAAGGGGCAGCTGATATTTACCTAATAGTTTCAGGAGCAGTG aatatgataacaaccataaATGGGAACGAGCAG GTATATGCAAATGTTACAAATGGTGATATGTTTGGAGAGGTTGGTGCTCTATGTAACATACCCCAGCCATTTACTTTCCGCACAGCTGAACTGTCCCAACTCCTGAGAATCAGCAGGACAAGACTCAGAGAGGCCATTCAAAATCACAGGGAAGACAATGACATTCTAATGAACAATCTATTGCAG AAACTGAAGATACCGGAAAGCTTACCTGAATTGAACCAACCAGACCGGAGATTCTTGAGCAAGTATGACctatttcatatacctcgagaAGAACGGATGCTACAATGGCCACACCAACATTACACAGAACAGAAAAGTATAGATCTTGGTAGCAAGGTTCCAATATCTGGAGATGGTCCTGATTCAACGAAGGTATTCGGACAAGTGCCACAGCAATATAGAATGATGGACAAAGAAGAGGATCTCAAGGAGGTTCGCATAAATTGTGAGACCAAAACAAGCGCTGAAGAGCTCTGTATTAAAATAAAATCCAAAGACAAGGCCGCAGCAAGCAGTCAGCAAACAGTACTTACGAAAATGCAGCTGGGTTCTCCACACAGGACATCTGAAAACATATCAAGGAGCAGATATCAAGATTATAGTGGCATAAAAGCAGCCAATAAAAGAGTTACAATTCATATATGTCCTCATAATGCAACGGGTTCTATGGTACAGAATGGGAAGCTTATCAACCTGCCTGGTTCGCTGGAGGAACTTATCAAAATTGGCA GACAGAAGTTTCCAGATTCCCATCCGACAAAAGTGGTCAGTAGAGATTATGCTGAAATAGATGACATTGGTGTCATCCGAGATGGTGACCACATATTCTTTCTTcagttttaa